One genomic window of Polyangium aurulentum includes the following:
- a CDS encoding serine/threonine protein kinase, whose amino-acid sequence MSSDLAAGAIFAGRYRIERRIAAGGMGAVYEVVHLETNRRRALKVMHPNFVQRDDLRGRFRQEARVAAEIESEYIVDVFDAGIDEATRMPFLVMELLRGEELGKRLSRMGPLPPAEAFSYLHQTSLALDKTHRAHIVHRDLKPDNLFLCEREDGTPRIKVLDFGIAKIVAASSTAAGATQSLGTPLYMAPEQFLMESSVSPATDIFALGMIAFTLLVGKPYWYEESRGGANVFAFAAHAALGPREAATARAARLGAMLPPSFDAWFARATAKLPSERFPSATSAVKALAEALGLPPPAHVGPGIVPPASQARPTIPSQPSEAVLAPVATQVTVPIAPLRAPLPSSADLGAGTSVQQPGAPMGPSPTPLGSGMTAAPATRRSLPTGLIAAGAGLVCLLVAVVLFVASGTENAEAPASAATATPTEPVATSAAPEAPATVAGRDQLAAADLRQEPAGVDSAAPSPQLVASADVTPELNRGPVNGEPSVKAAQPTATPSSKVFTNQDEAAMRRQLEPKVWSGRATEQEIKLLVAICRHQRDLPCRDRAIAILRQQGK is encoded by the coding sequence GTGTCATCTGATTTGGCAGCCGGGGCTATTTTCGCGGGGCGTTACCGCATCGAGCGTCGTATCGCCGCAGGGGGCATGGGAGCCGTCTACGAGGTCGTCCACCTGGAGACGAACCGCCGTCGCGCGCTCAAGGTGATGCACCCAAACTTTGTGCAGCGCGACGACCTGCGTGGGCGTTTCCGGCAGGAGGCGCGTGTCGCCGCGGAGATCGAGAGCGAGTACATCGTCGACGTCTTCGACGCGGGCATCGACGAGGCGACCAGGATGCCCTTCCTGGTCATGGAGCTCTTGCGCGGCGAGGAACTCGGCAAGCGGCTGAGCCGCATGGGCCCCTTGCCGCCGGCCGAAGCGTTCTCGTATCTGCATCAGACCTCGCTCGCGCTGGACAAGACGCACCGCGCACACATCGTCCACCGCGATCTCAAGCCGGACAACCTGTTCCTCTGCGAGCGCGAAGACGGCACTCCGCGCATCAAGGTACTCGATTTCGGGATCGCCAAGATCGTCGCCGCAAGTTCGACAGCGGCGGGCGCGACGCAATCGCTCGGTACCCCGCTCTACATGGCGCCCGAGCAGTTCTTGATGGAATCGTCTGTCTCGCCCGCGACCGACATTTTCGCGCTCGGGATGATCGCGTTCACGCTGCTCGTGGGCAAACCGTACTGGTACGAGGAATCGCGAGGGGGCGCGAACGTCTTCGCTTTCGCGGCGCATGCGGCGCTTGGGCCACGGGAGGCGGCGACGGCGCGGGCCGCACGGCTCGGTGCGATGCTACCGCCTTCGTTCGACGCGTGGTTTGCCCGCGCCACGGCGAAACTGCCCTCCGAGCGGTTTCCTTCGGCCACGAGCGCCGTGAAGGCGCTCGCCGAGGCGCTCGGGTTGCCGCCGCCGGCGCACGTCGGCCCGGGGATTGTGCCGCCGGCCTCCCAGGCGCGGCCGACGATCCCGTCGCAGCCGTCCGAGGCGGTGCTCGCTCCCGTGGCGACGCAGGTGACGGTGCCGATAGCGCCGCTGCGCGCGCCGCTGCCGAGCAGCGCGGATCTCGGAGCGGGGACGTCGGTGCAGCAGCCCGGAGCACCGATGGGCCCTAGCCCGACGCCGCTCGGCAGCGGGATGACCGCGGCTCCGGCGACGCGTCGGTCGCTGCCGACGGGGCTCATCGCCGCGGGCGCGGGACTCGTGTGTCTGCTGGTGGCGGTGGTCCTCTTCGTGGCGTCGGGGACCGAGAATGCCGAGGCGCCCGCGTCGGCCGCGACAGCGACGCCAACAGAACCGGTCGCGACGAGCGCGGCGCCGGAGGCTCCCGCGACCGTGGCTGGACGCGACCAGCTTGCCGCCGCCGACCTGCGTCAAGAGCCTGCAGGCGTCGATTCTGCCGCGCCTTCACCTCAGCTGGTGGCTAGCGCGGACGTGACGCCGGAGCTGAACCGCGGCCCCGTAAACGGCGAGCCCTCGGTCAAAGCCGCGCAGCCGACAGCGACGCCAAGTTCGAAAGTGTTCACGAATCAGGACGAAGCCGCCATGCGCAGGCAGCTCGAACCCAAGGTTTGGTCCGGCCGGGCGACCGAGCAGGAAATCAAGCTGCTCGTCGCAATCTGCCGTCACCAGCGCGACCTGCCGTGCAGGGATCGCGCGATTGCGATCCTCAGGCAGCAGGGGAAGTGA
- a CDS encoding RNA polymerase sigma factor: MPPAEALLFVEALYKAHAEDVLAKLRRLGIEGPALDDLLQDVFVVAWRRQAKIPKDAADARRWLLDSARKHAANFHRLYRHKYEESEPDAIEAAVAEPVDPEAHAELANLVWSALRELACEDAELLWRHEVVGESLTELAVWLGLTKSGAHVRLEQAKERLRLQVAR, translated from the coding sequence ATGCCTCCGGCCGAGGCTTTGTTGTTCGTCGAGGCGCTGTACAAGGCACACGCCGAAGACGTCCTCGCCAAGCTGCGCCGCCTGGGGATCGAGGGGCCTGCACTCGACGATTTGCTGCAGGACGTGTTCGTCGTTGCCTGGCGGAGGCAGGCGAAGATCCCGAAAGACGCTGCGGACGCTAGACGCTGGCTTCTCGATTCCGCCAGGAAGCACGCGGCCAACTTCCACCGCCTGTACCGGCACAAGTACGAGGAGTCCGAGCCCGACGCGATCGAGGCGGCGGTCGCTGAGCCTGTAGATCCAGAGGCACACGCCGAACTCGCCAACCTGGTCTGGAGCGCGCTGCGCGAGCTCGCCTGCGAAGACGCAGAACTGCTGTGGCGTCATGAGGTCGTGGGCGAGTCCCTGACGGAGCTCGCCGTGTGGCTGGGGCTCACGAAGAGTGGCGCCCACGTGCGCCTCGAACAGGCCAAGGAGCGGCTACGGCTGCAGGTCGCTCGGTGA
- a CDS encoding helix-turn-helix domain-containing protein, protein MRGNSLSSATRPFLVFDTRTARRRSCCATSGPQPGASRSPGGRSRAWSANVPRRKNPDPLAIKLGARIRAVRVEKKMSVVQLANAAGLSKGHLSSIEHGRAVFNVVTADKLAKGLGLKLMALVLFPEESPLEQIVEHICSMSPEQLEQVREKIFRKAPSTKTRRARGPGRG, encoded by the coding sequence GTGCGCGGGAATTCTTTGTCCTCCGCAACACGACCATTCCTTGTTTTCGATACGCGAACGGCTCGCAGGCGGTCGTGCTGCGCCACTTCCGGCCCACAACCGGGTGCATCACGATCGCCTGGGGGCCGCTCGCGCGCCTGGAGCGCCAACGTGCCTCGCCGCAAGAACCCAGATCCTTTGGCAATCAAGCTCGGCGCGCGCATCAGGGCCGTGCGCGTCGAGAAGAAGATGTCGGTCGTGCAGCTCGCCAACGCGGCCGGGTTGTCGAAAGGGCACCTCTCAAGCATCGAGCACGGCCGGGCCGTGTTCAACGTGGTCACGGCGGACAAGCTCGCGAAGGGCCTAGGCTTGAAGCTCATGGCCCTCGTGCTGTTTCCCGAGGAGAGTCCGCTCGAACAGATCGTCGAGCACATATGCAGCATGAGCCCGGAGCAGCTCGAGCAGGTGCGCGAGAAGATTTTCCGGAAGGCGCCATCGACGAAGACCCGTCGCGCACGCGGCCCCGGTCGTGGGTAG
- a CDS encoding sigma-70 family RNA polymerase sigma factor: MKRAEDFLDALPGVLRKTGVGHQRTPPPPFDPFTAFCVKYIPIVVARLKKIGVREADIKDITQKVFLKVHSYFEQVPAEGVEAWLFIICEQQAASHYRPLCERRERPEPYVDFPMDDEDDQYERLELAQFMSQALKEIDPQLADILVRHEVDEQTLPVIARELGISRNTAQARLADAKKALKRKMVQLLRPVTPRNRRRLMLLPFGLGAFFHDDKPLSPEFMEEVRRDVWQRLARELGYPEELPPAPSPSPEPPPSEPPSSQGIEAKDEPSPPSSRRLKEAAKKLLERILTNPLFWSVPSLVAGYMLRPPPQHEPASRLRMPTIVLPVVLAGEGTQGQTTTDSAPASSGVRNSTARATTVILVPHLDGDMERKDLAQAREGLRGRRFAEVLAAMNEHGRKYPKSPYAALREGYIVQALVGLGRVEEARERAAALRDQHPGDEIVDAHDELLQQQAPAADEKR; this comes from the coding sequence GTGAAACGAGCAGAAGATTTCTTGGACGCCCTGCCAGGGGTCCTGCGTAAAACCGGCGTGGGCCATCAACGCACCCCTCCGCCGCCTTTCGACCCGTTCACCGCTTTCTGCGTGAAGTACATCCCCATAGTCGTGGCACGCCTGAAGAAGATTGGCGTCCGCGAAGCCGACATCAAGGACATCACGCAGAAGGTCTTTCTGAAGGTGCACAGCTACTTCGAGCAGGTCCCCGCCGAGGGCGTGGAGGCCTGGCTCTTCATCATCTGCGAACAGCAGGCCGCGAGCCACTATCGCCCGCTCTGTGAACGCCGGGAGCGTCCTGAACCGTACGTCGATTTTCCCATGGATGACGAAGACGATCAGTACGAACGCCTCGAGCTCGCCCAGTTCATGAGCCAGGCGCTCAAGGAGATAGACCCCCAGCTCGCCGATATCCTGGTCCGCCACGAGGTCGACGAGCAGACCCTGCCCGTCATCGCTCGGGAGCTGGGTATTTCGCGGAACACCGCGCAGGCTCGTCTTGCCGATGCGAAGAAGGCCCTCAAGCGCAAGATGGTGCAGCTGCTCCGTCCGGTCACGCCGCGGAATCGCAGGCGGCTCATGCTGCTGCCGTTCGGCCTCGGAGCCTTCTTCCACGACGACAAGCCCTTGTCGCCGGAGTTCATGGAGGAGGTACGGCGGGACGTCTGGCAACGGCTGGCCCGCGAGCTCGGTTATCCCGAGGAATTGCCTCCTGCGCCGTCGCCATCTCCCGAGCCACCACCTTCCGAGCCGCCGTCCTCGCAAGGCATCGAGGCCAAGGACGAGCCATCCCCGCCGAGCTCGCGGCGGCTCAAGGAGGCTGCGAAGAAGCTGCTCGAGCGCATCCTCACGAACCCCCTCTTCTGGAGCGTACCGAGCCTCGTAGCGGGCTACATGCTGCGCCCGCCACCGCAACACGAGCCGGCTTCTCGCCTGCGCATGCCTACCATTGTCCTCCCCGTCGTGCTCGCAGGGGAGGGGACGCAGGGACAGACGACGACCGATTCGGCGCCCGCGTCCTCAGGGGTCCGCAATTCTACCGCCCGCGCAACCACCGTGATTCTGGTCCCGCACCTCGACGGAGATATGGAGAGGAAGGACCTGGCTCAGGCGCGGGAAGGACTACGTGGGCGGCGCTTTGCCGAAGTCCTGGCCGCGATGAACGAGCACGGGCGGAAGTACCCGAAGAGCCCGTATGCTGCGCTCCGCGAGGGGTACATCGTCCAGGCGCTTGTTGGCCTGGGACGCGTCGAAGAGGCGCGGGAGAGGGCTGCTGCTCTTCGGGACCAGCATCCGGGGGACGAGATCGTGGACGCGCACGACGAGCTGCTGCAGCAGCAAGCCCCAGCAGCGGACGAGAAACGCTGA